The following are from one region of the Synechococcus sp. CBW1108 genome:
- a CDS encoding cyclic nucleotide-binding domain-containing protein, producing the protein MITWFNRWPETQARIARWALLLGWITLIALLLKPGLGPAYLSLICEQSTICRPGIGNDLFWNVGLPLVILAVVLSHELWRRICPLSFVSQLFRALGWQRTVLNRAGKPQVAAISESSWLARHHIQLQWSLLIAGLSLRLLIANSNGPILALLFAAALLAALISGWAYGGKTFCQYLCPFAPAQNILSGPRSLFSSQAHLGGSKTPQSMCRTVGAQGQEISTCVACAKPCFDIDAERTYWQSLSGQRGMAWAWYSCPGLILAFFLLIQSYAPAGASGHGIDYLRSNLFTYDGRLAAMAWQSLLPADWPQLPRILAVPALLSAGGLVSERLFHQIEQLQRRRLKAATPELARERAIHRTRLLATFTAINTYFFFKGNLFDSGGALKSLELQLLIVAISSVWLHRSWGRDRVLYERESTSTSLRRRLAKLGAELQPLLAGRQLDDLSPGEVFVLANALPAQETSQRRSIYLDVLRDLLSQGRLDRTASLKTLADLRSSLGLDDADHQSALEILTSEDPRLTSLSPEDLASLNFCRNAAAQEIEDLLILSGSTVLHLDRLDAHGRERLNRIHMESGLDEASWAQLLNDFGPGSQFRERQLNQRVQTVGQALARRQSLADLSQRLPLAAPLVLSHDRQIARFLPDLVALIHSGLTATGEQGPDEACLAMLRGLSPNVLAFLASEDATTTAINTWLDGEVLSPSKVSPLPEAEGTLEGLWLDSDPNVALWALMVLRQLDADRAQRLTQAARSGLLASGTLTAFLQGEELASRAILTAIADQPLIQRLEPSALLALHRLCSLRQWRQGDPLERPGGGVLILLAGRCAQRQSLIPGSSPKTLAEHGPGSIVGLADYFGDRSGWAQAKPVASAEGCTALMFSRNGFNELLDVSPVFEQSLIRELAISCESLQRTLETERQQHQHQRLRRRGSEG; encoded by the coding sequence TTGATCACCTGGTTCAACCGCTGGCCTGAAACCCAGGCAAGGATTGCCCGCTGGGCCCTGCTGCTGGGCTGGATCACCCTGATCGCCTTATTGCTGAAGCCGGGGCTGGGGCCCGCCTATCTCTCCCTCATCTGCGAGCAGTCGACCATCTGTCGCCCTGGCATCGGCAACGACCTCTTCTGGAATGTGGGCCTGCCGCTGGTGATCCTGGCGGTGGTGCTCAGCCATGAGCTTTGGCGGCGCATCTGCCCGCTTTCATTTGTCTCCCAGCTCTTCCGGGCCCTGGGCTGGCAGCGCACGGTGCTGAATCGGGCCGGCAAACCCCAAGTGGCGGCCATCTCGGAGTCATCCTGGCTGGCGCGCCACCACATCCAGCTGCAGTGGAGCCTGCTGATCGCCGGCCTGAGCCTGCGGCTGCTGATCGCCAATAGCAACGGGCCGATCCTGGCCCTGCTGTTTGCGGCGGCCCTGCTGGCAGCCCTGATCAGCGGCTGGGCCTACGGCGGCAAAACCTTCTGCCAATACCTCTGCCCCTTCGCGCCAGCCCAGAACATCCTCAGCGGACCACGCAGCCTTTTCAGCTCCCAGGCCCACCTCGGCGGCAGCAAGACGCCCCAGTCGATGTGCCGCACGGTGGGAGCCCAGGGCCAGGAGATCAGCACCTGCGTGGCCTGCGCCAAACCCTGCTTCGACATCGACGCCGAGCGCACCTACTGGCAGAGCCTGAGCGGCCAGCGGGGCATGGCCTGGGCCTGGTATTCCTGTCCCGGCCTGATCCTGGCGTTCTTTCTGCTGATCCAGAGCTACGCCCCGGCCGGAGCCAGCGGCCATGGGATCGACTACCTGCGCAGCAACCTGTTCACCTACGACGGCCGCCTTGCGGCCATGGCCTGGCAATCGCTGCTGCCGGCGGACTGGCCCCAGCTGCCGCGGATCCTGGCCGTGCCGGCCCTGTTGAGCGCCGGGGGACTTGTCTCAGAACGGCTGTTCCACCAGATCGAACAGCTACAGCGGCGGCGGCTCAAGGCCGCCACCCCGGAGCTGGCCAGGGAACGGGCGATCCACCGCACCCGGCTGCTGGCCACCTTCACGGCAATCAACACCTACTTCTTCTTCAAAGGCAATCTGTTCGACAGCGGCGGAGCGCTGAAGTCGCTCGAGCTGCAATTACTGATAGTGGCGATCAGTTCGGTGTGGCTGCATCGCAGCTGGGGGCGTGACCGCGTCCTGTACGAACGGGAGAGCACCAGCACCAGCCTGCGGCGGCGCCTGGCCAAGCTCGGGGCGGAACTGCAACCCCTGCTCGCCGGGCGCCAACTCGATGATCTCAGCCCCGGCGAGGTGTTCGTGCTGGCCAATGCCCTGCCGGCACAGGAAACCTCCCAGCGCCGCAGCATCTACCTCGATGTGCTGCGCGATCTGCTCAGCCAGGGGCGCCTGGATCGCACCGCCTCCCTCAAGACCCTGGCCGACCTGCGCAGCAGCCTGGGGCTCGATGACGCCGATCACCAGAGTGCCCTGGAGATCCTCACCAGCGAAGACCCCCGGCTCACCAGCCTGAGTCCCGAGGATCTCGCCAGCCTGAACTTCTGCCGCAACGCTGCCGCCCAGGAGATCGAAGACCTGCTGATCCTGAGCGGATCAACTGTGCTGCATCTCGACCGCCTCGATGCCCATGGCCGCGAGCGGCTCAACCGCATCCATATGGAAAGTGGCCTCGATGAGGCCAGCTGGGCCCAGCTGCTGAACGACTTCGGCCCAGGATCCCAATTCAGAGAACGGCAACTCAACCAGAGAGTGCAGACCGTGGGCCAGGCCCTGGCCCGCCGACAGAGCCTGGCCGACCTGAGCCAGCGACTGCCATTAGCCGCACCGCTGGTGCTCAGCCACGACCGCCAAATCGCCCGGTTCCTGCCGGACCTGGTGGCCCTGATCCACAGCGGCCTCACGGCCACAGGGGAGCAAGGGCCCGATGAAGCCTGCCTGGCCATGTTGCGCGGCCTCTCGCCCAACGTGCTGGCCTTCCTCGCCAGTGAGGATGCCACCACTACGGCGATCAACACCTGGCTCGATGGTGAGGTGCTGAGTCCGTCCAAGGTCTCCCCCCTGCCGGAAGCAGAGGGGACCCTGGAGGGGCTCTGGCTCGATAGCGACCCCAACGTGGCGCTCTGGGCCCTGATGGTGCTGCGTCAACTGGACGCCGATCGGGCGCAACGCCTCACTCAGGCAGCTCGCAGCGGCCTGCTGGCCAGCGGGACGCTGACAGCTTTCCTTCAGGGTGAAGAGCTGGCGAGCCGCGCCATCCTCACGGCGATTGCCGATCAGCCCCTGATCCAGCGCCTCGAGCCCAGCGCCCTGCTGGCCCTGCATCGCCTCTGCAGCCTGCGACAGTGGCGCCAGGGGGATCCGCTCGAGCGCCCTGGCGGCGGGGTGCTGATCCTGCTGGCGGGCCGCTGCGCTCAGCGCCAGAGCCTGATCCCGGGTTCGTCCCCGAAAACCCTCGCCGAGCATGGGCCCGGCTCAATCGTGGGGCTGGCCGATTATTTCGGGGACCGCAGCGGCTGGGCGCAGGCCAAGCCTGTGGCCAGCGCCGAGGGCTGCACCGCCCTGATGTTTAGCCGCAACGGCTTCAATGAACTCCTCGACGTGTCGCCGGTCTTCGAGCAGTCGCTGATCCGCGAACTGGCAATCAGCTGCGAATCCCTGCAGCGGACCTTGGAGACCGAACGCCAGCAGCACCAGCACCAGCGACTGCGCCGCAGGGGCAGCGAAGGGTGA
- a CDS encoding tyrosine-type recombinase/integrase, which yields MTPPDQQQRSIDALSNLLDLKGLDASDFIDVINVLGKIKQRDAAKEAKEEEEQKGTTHYLEKEFVFDTRRDVFIYRSGATKSGRYYVRIYDEKTKRDFVQSLRTTNRIEALAKAEELYAERKDTLRRGVKTTSINTKELIRIYTNERMKTITSIPHQGITKESYNTLIKHLKYWQEFIDFKKYGKTKLEDIPPDIGKGFGLWIKELHKQRYGGRERSNETINHTIAAVKKMYRDVAIDEKYITMAEFPIFRYLKVNREKAHKRDIIEAEEFTMLRRWMTNIWCREKGISELERTKRYIYSHYLVINYYTGCRNKEMLGLRWGDISTIKHEDKESQRINRGIFIPAENSKTGRSRTCVAPVAFQFERIKEHYKKLGITKFGREDFVFINLAKTKRGTNTPYDQPAMEKRLKAVIEGSGLKKILDETGRHITQYSARHYAATDALMRGVSIYDVALNLGTSVHYIEQTYSKITALKKSGEITKGQGIHKVIEEKAAIPDRKYEITEEGNVKVGDLEYSEDPEFLKLNYEGYYKKRDIEFQKEDDYAWLEVMEGDSRIPREDVNKERERLKWKWNGREETGE from the coding sequence TTGACCCCGCCCGACCAGCAGCAGCGGAGCATCGACGCCCTGTCAAATCTCCTTGACCTGAAGGGGTTGGATGCCAGCGACTTCATTGATGTCATCAACGTCCTGGGCAAAATCAAGCAAAGAGACGCCGCCAAAGAGGCAAAGGAAGAGGAAGAGCAAAAGGGCACAACCCATTACCTTGAAAAAGAGTTCGTTTTTGACACCAGAAGGGATGTATTTATATACAGATCTGGGGCGACGAAAAGCGGGAGATACTACGTAAGAATATACGACGAAAAGACAAAGCGGGATTTTGTCCAAAGTTTAAGGACAACCAATAGAATTGAGGCGCTGGCGAAAGCGGAAGAACTATATGCCGAAAGGAAAGACACTCTCAGAAGAGGCGTAAAGACAACCTCCATCAACACAAAAGAGTTAATAAGAATATACACCAACGAAAGAATGAAGACGATTACCTCGATTCCCCATCAAGGAATAACAAAAGAAAGTTACAACACCTTAATCAAACACCTAAAGTATTGGCAAGAATTTATCGATTTTAAAAAATACGGAAAGACCAAACTGGAGGACATTCCTCCAGACATCGGGAAAGGGTTTGGATTATGGATTAAGGAACTTCACAAACAGCGGTACGGAGGGCGAGAAAGAAGCAATGAAACCATCAATCACACGATAGCAGCAGTCAAAAAGATGTATCGAGACGTCGCCATCGACGAGAAATACATCACAATGGCAGAATTCCCGATCTTTAGGTACCTCAAGGTAAATAGAGAAAAAGCACACAAGCGAGACATCATTGAAGCGGAAGAGTTCACAATGCTTCGGCGATGGATGACAAATATATGGTGCCGAGAGAAGGGAATCAGCGAGTTAGAGCGCACAAAGAGATACATCTACAGTCACTATCTGGTAATTAATTACTACACAGGATGCCGTAACAAGGAGATGCTGGGGTTGCGCTGGGGCGATATCTCAACGATTAAACACGAAGACAAAGAGTCACAGCGAATCAACAGAGGGATATTCATCCCCGCCGAGAATTCAAAGACGGGCAGGTCAAGAACATGTGTCGCCCCAGTCGCCTTTCAATTTGAACGGATAAAAGAGCACTACAAAAAATTGGGAATCACAAAGTTTGGGAGAGAAGATTTTGTTTTCATCAATCTTGCCAAAACGAAACGTGGGACAAATACCCCATACGACCAACCCGCCATGGAGAAACGCCTCAAAGCAGTGATCGAGGGAAGTGGTCTCAAGAAGATATTGGACGAAACCGGAAGACATATCACACAGTATTCAGCACGTCATTACGCTGCTACCGATGCCCTCATGAGGGGCGTCTCGATCTATGATGTTGCCTTAAATCTCGGCACAAGCGTCCACTACATCGAGCAAACCTACTCCAAGATAACGGCACTCAAGAAAAGCGGCGAAATCACGAAAGGGCAGGGGATCCACAAGGTAATCGAAGAGAAAGCAGCAATACCAGATCGAAAATACGAAATCACCGAAGAAGGCAATGTCAAAGTCGGAGATCTGGAATACAGCGAAGACCCAGAGTTCCTAAAACTTAACTATGAAGGTTATTATAAAAAGAGAGACATCGAATTTCAAAAAGAGGATGACTACGCCTGGTTAGAGGTGATGGAAGGGGACAGTAGGATTCCCAGAGAAGATGTCAATAAAGAAAGAGAGCGACTTAAGTGGAAATGGAATGGGCGAGAAGAAACAGGGGAATAA
- a CDS encoding diflavin flavoprotein, which yields MGSPADPSSARRVIQLPLEPGLICLKGLSPSRLRFEVEYGLERGTTANSFLFTAGPLLVHPPGASFAEPFLAELTTLVPANAALKVVVGHVNPNRVALLRQLASRWPQLQLVSSNPGARLLAELWSQQKPSPAGSELAQVPIPPLPPIEVVKQETSSSLADGHSLRLIPTPTPRWPDGLMVFEETGGLLISGKFFAAHLCSESFAEANRSSTEEDRRYFYDCLMAPMARQVEAVVERIEELDLRSIAPGHGPAISESWRSLLRDYHLWGATQERARLSVALLFASAYGNTAAIADGLAQGVARTGVRVESINCEFSEPDQLLAAIRSCDAILIGSPTLGGHAPTPIVSALGTVLAEGDRAKPVGVFGSFGWSGEALDLLESKLRDGGFQFAFDPIKVKFSPDAASLKAIEETGTALGRRLLNEQRQSLKRSAAGGLSDSRSNPAVQALGRVVGSLCVLTTSKGEGQSRLGGAMVASWVSQASFTPPGLTVAVAKDRSVETLLHSGDHFALNVLAAGRESGPMKQFLKPFAPGADRFAGLNLEQSPGGQPILPEALAWLEATVRQRMECGDHWLLYAEVIRGGVLDASGNTAVHQRRSGANY from the coding sequence ATGGGCAGCCCTGCCGACCCCAGCAGCGCGCGCCGCGTCATCCAGCTGCCCCTGGAACCGGGGCTGATCTGCCTCAAGGGGCTCAGCCCCAGCCGGCTGCGCTTCGAGGTGGAATACGGCCTGGAGCGGGGCACGACTGCCAACAGCTTCCTGTTCACCGCTGGGCCCTTGCTGGTGCACCCGCCCGGGGCCTCCTTTGCCGAGCCCTTCCTGGCCGAGCTGACGACCCTGGTGCCAGCCAATGCAGCCCTGAAGGTAGTGGTGGGCCACGTCAACCCCAACCGGGTGGCCCTGCTGCGCCAGCTGGCAAGCCGCTGGCCCCAGCTGCAACTGGTGAGCTCCAACCCCGGCGCCCGCCTGCTGGCGGAGCTCTGGAGCCAGCAGAAACCCAGCCCCGCCGGCAGCGAGCTGGCCCAGGTTCCGATCCCACCCCTACCGCCGATTGAGGTGGTCAAACAGGAAACCAGCAGCAGCTTGGCCGATGGCCACTCCCTGCGCCTGATCCCGACACCCACCCCGCGCTGGCCCGATGGCCTGATGGTCTTCGAGGAAACAGGCGGCCTGCTGATCAGCGGCAAGTTCTTCGCCGCCCACCTCTGCAGCGAGAGCTTCGCCGAGGCCAACCGCAGCAGCACCGAAGAAGACCGACGCTACTTCTACGACTGCCTGATGGCACCGATGGCCCGCCAGGTGGAGGCGGTGGTTGAGCGCATCGAAGAGCTCGACCTGCGCTCCATTGCCCCCGGCCATGGCCCGGCGATCAGCGAGAGCTGGCGCAGCCTGCTGCGGGACTACCACCTCTGGGGCGCAACCCAGGAGCGGGCGCGCCTTTCAGTGGCCCTGCTGTTCGCCAGCGCCTACGGCAACACCGCCGCCATTGCCGATGGGCTGGCCCAGGGGGTGGCTCGCACCGGCGTGCGGGTGGAGAGCATCAATTGCGAATTCAGTGAGCCCGACCAGCTGCTCGCCGCGATCCGCAGCTGTGACGCGATCCTGATCGGCTCGCCCACCCTGGGCGGCCATGCCCCCACTCCGATTGTTTCGGCCCTGGGCACGGTGCTGGCCGAAGGCGATCGGGCCAAACCGGTGGGGGTCTTCGGCAGTTTCGGCTGGAGCGGCGAAGCCCTCGATCTGCTCGAAAGCAAGCTGCGTGATGGCGGCTTCCAGTTCGCCTTTGATCCGATCAAGGTGAAGTTCAGCCCCGATGCGGCCAGCCTCAAAGCCATCGAGGAAACGGGCACCGCCCTGGGCCGCCGCCTGCTCAACGAGCAGCGGCAGAGCCTGAAGCGCAGTGCGGCCGGCGGCCTCAGTGACAGCCGCAGCAACCCGGCCGTGCAGGCCCTGGGCCGGGTGGTGGGCTCCCTCTGCGTGCTCACCACCAGCAAAGGGGAGGGCCAGAGCCGCCTGGGCGGGGCCATGGTGGCCAGCTGGGTGAGCCAGGCCAGCTTTACGCCGCCGGGGCTCACCGTGGCGGTGGCGAAAGACAGGTCGGTGGAGACCCTGCTCCACAGCGGCGATCACTTCGCCCTCAACGTGCTGGCGGCCGGCCGCGAATCAGGACCCATGAAGCAGTTCCTCAAGCCCTTTGCCCCCGGCGCCGATCGTTTCGCCGGCCTCAACCTGGAGCAGAGCCCGGGGGGGCAGCCGATCCTGCCGGAGGCCCTCGCCTGGCTGGAGGCCACGGTGCGGCAGCGGATGGAATGTGGCGACCACTGGCTGCTCTATGCCGAAGTGATCCGGGGGGGCGTCCTCGATGCCAGTGGCAACACGGCCGTGCACCAGCGCCGCAGCGGCGCCAACTACTAA
- a CDS encoding diflavin flavoprotein — protein sequence MASSTKAPATPRLSLQCESIGPDTTALRSLDWDRSRFDIEFGLRNGTTYNSFLVRGERTALIDTSHLKFEATWLPLLQEQIDPKAIDHLIVSHTEPDHSGLIGHLLDLNPELEIVASKVAIAYLADQLHRPFKSRAVKSGEELDLGTNPASGVQHRFEFLSAPNLHWPDTIFSFDHGSGILYTCDAFGLHYCSEELFDTDPGAIAPDFRFYYDCLMGPNARSVLQALKRMDALPPISTIAVGHGPLLRHHLGLWLDDYRNWSSERSTGEAYAAVCYVSQYGFCDRLSQAIARGIGKAGAAVQLVDLRASDAQELSALIGEASAVVVPTWPASADAELQASIGTLLAALKTKQWVGCYDAFGGDDEPIDTVASQLRGLGQKIAFEPLRVRQVPGGSDYQRCEEAGTDLGQLLTKAKTIAAMKSLDADLDKALGRLAGGLYVVTARQETAEGTRSSAMVASWVSQASFEPPGLTVAVAKDRAIEALLQVDDRFVLNILREDNHQELLRHFLKRFPPGADRFAGVSTLEGAATGGPVLGDALAYLGCRVVQRLEGPDHWIIYAEVEQGNVADTEASTAVHHRKVGNHY from the coding sequence ATGGCCAGCAGCACCAAAGCCCCCGCGACCCCGCGCCTGAGCCTGCAGTGCGAGTCGATCGGGCCAGACACCACTGCGCTCCGCTCGCTCGACTGGGACCGCAGCCGCTTCGATATCGAATTCGGCCTACGCAACGGCACCACATACAACAGCTTCCTGGTGCGGGGCGAGCGCACCGCCCTGATCGACACCAGCCATCTCAAATTTGAGGCCACCTGGCTGCCCCTGCTGCAGGAGCAGATCGACCCCAAAGCGATCGATCACCTGATCGTTTCCCACACCGAACCCGACCACTCCGGCCTGATCGGCCACCTGCTTGACCTCAACCCCGAGCTCGAGATCGTGGCCTCCAAGGTGGCGATCGCCTATCTGGCCGACCAGCTGCACCGGCCCTTCAAAAGCCGGGCGGTGAAAAGCGGCGAAGAGCTCGATCTGGGCACCAATCCCGCAAGCGGCGTTCAACACCGCTTCGAATTCCTGAGTGCGCCGAACCTGCACTGGCCAGACACGATCTTTTCCTTTGACCACGGCAGCGGCATTCTCTACACCTGCGATGCCTTCGGCCTGCACTACTGCTCCGAGGAACTGTTCGACACCGACCCCGGCGCCATCGCCCCCGATTTTCGCTTCTATTACGACTGCCTGATGGGCCCCAATGCCCGCAGCGTGCTGCAGGCGCTCAAGCGCATGGACGCCCTGCCGCCGATCAGCACCATCGCCGTGGGCCACGGGCCCCTGCTGCGCCATCACCTGGGCCTCTGGCTGGATGACTACCGCAACTGGAGCAGCGAGCGCAGCACGGGCGAGGCCTACGCGGCGGTTTGCTACGTGAGCCAGTACGGCTTCTGCGACCGGCTCAGCCAGGCGATCGCCCGCGGCATCGGCAAGGCCGGCGCCGCCGTGCAGCTGGTGGATCTGCGCGCCAGCGACGCCCAGGAGCTCTCCGCCCTGATCGGTGAGGCCAGTGCCGTGGTGGTGCCCACCTGGCCCGCCAGCGCCGATGCCGAGCTGCAGGCCTCGATCGGCACCCTGCTGGCGGCCCTCAAAACCAAGCAGTGGGTGGGCTGCTACGACGCCTTCGGCGGCGACGATGAACCCATCGACACGGTCGCCAGCCAGCTGCGCGGCCTCGGCCAGAAAATCGCCTTTGAACCCCTGCGCGTGCGCCAGGTGCCGGGCGGCAGCGACTACCAGCGCTGCGAGGAGGCCGGCACCGACCTGGGCCAGCTGCTCACCAAGGCAAAGACCATCGCGGCGATGAAGTCCCTCGATGCCGACCTCGACAAGGCCCTCGGCCGCCTCGCCGGCGGGCTGTACGTGGTGACGGCCCGGCAGGAGACTGCCGAAGGTACGCGCAGCTCGGCCATGGTGGCCAGCTGGGTGAGTCAGGCCAGCTTTGAGCCCCCCGGCCTCACGGTGGCGGTGGCCAAGGACCGGGCGATCGAAGCCCTGCTGCAGGTGGACGATCGCTTCGTGCTCAACATCCTGCGGGAGGACAACCACCAGGAGCTGCTGCGCCATTTCCTCAAGCGCTTCCCGCCCGGCGCCGACCGCTTCGCCGGGGTGAGCACCCTCGAGGGCGCCGCCACCGGCGGACCGGTGCTCGGCGATGCCCTGGCCTACCTGGGCTGCCGCGTAGTGCAGCGGCTCGAAGGCCCCGACCACTGGATCATCTACGCCGAGGTAGAGCAGGGCAACGTGGCCGATACCGAGGCCAGCACCGCCGTGCACCACCGCAAGGTGGGGAACCACTACTGA